The stretch of DNA TGACAATGCCGATGCACGAAGAGGCGGCGGCTACAAATCGGGGACTCGTTCTTACACGACGATTCCGAAGAAATCCAACGATAGTGTATCCAAGTCCAGCAGCACGACGAATAGAAACGGTGCTACTGGGGCTTCAACAAACCGTGGCTTCTTTAGCGGTGGCGGCTTCTGGAAAGGCATGATGATCGGCGGCCTCGCAGGCATGCTGTTCGGCGGAATGTTCTCCGGCATGGGCTTCTTCGGCAACATTCTCGGATTTGCTGTTAACCTGTTTGCAATTTATCTCATCGTAGTCATCGCTGTCGCGCTCTTCCGGCGCTTTAGACAGAAGCCGAATCGGCCTCGCGACGACCGGTACTAATCCATGGTACTTAGCGAAGACGAAATTATTAATGCAGTCTGCCTGCATACTGCACAGCGCAAGCAGGTTCGTCCCACCGATGTGCAAGTTGAACTCGCTTGGGATGAAGATACCGGATTCACCGCTGAAATTTGGGTGAACGGGCGAAGCCAATATTTAATTGAAGCCAACCTGATTGAAGCCATTCTTTTATATTTGCATGAACATTACCAGATCCGGGCTTACCGTGATGAAGTTACACTAGATCTGGAGGATGAAATTATCGCCGTAGTTCGGCAGTAACAATCACACCAAACGAACAAAGAGGCGATCCTGTTCTAATGACAGGATCGCCTCTTTCTATATCAAACCAATGAATTTCCTAATTAATCTCCCCGGAAGGCACGCTTCATACGGTCAAAGAACGATTGCTCATGCTCGTGCGTATGCTCACCGTCCATAGCCGCAAATTGACGCAGCAAGTCCTTCTGTTCCTCGCTAAGCTTGCTAGGCGTAACAACGACCACCTTCACATGCTGATCGCCCTGTCCAATCCCGCGAAGTCTTGGGACACCTTTCCCCTTCAGACGGAAATAGGTTCCGGTCTGTGTACCCGCAGGAATCTTCAATTTGACCTTCTCCGTCAGCGTAGGAATTTCGATTTCATCACCAAGGGCAGCCTGCGCAAAAGTCAGCGGCACTTCGCAATAAATGTCATCGTTCTCCCGTTCGAAGAAATCATGTGGTTTCACGCGGATGACGATATACAGATCTCCCGCCG from Paenibacillus sp. CAA11 encodes:
- a CDS encoding YxcD family protein; this encodes MVLSEDEIINAVCLHTAQRKQVRPTDVQVELAWDEDTGFTAEIWVNGRSQYLIEANLIEAILLYLHEHYQIRAYRDEVTLDLEDEIIAVVRQ